In one window of Hymenobacter nivis DNA:
- a CDS encoding transposase: MEPLPQRRSVRYSGYDYSGAGYYALTICARDKAHLFGTLPPDGPLLPSLLGQAVLAELAALPTNYPTVRLDTWMVMPNHLHLILALTRNQAVAVSQVVGGFKSRCYRRWRQGEPAAGQAAPPSCWQRNYHERIIRDAAELDAHRRYIHANPSRW, encoded by the coding sequence ATGGAGCCTTTACCGCAACGCCGCAGCGTTCGCTACAGTGGGTATGACTACAGTGGGGCCGGCTACTACGCCCTCACCATCTGCGCGCGCGATAAGGCGCATCTGTTTGGCACCTTGCCACCCGATGGCCCGCTGCTACCCTCGCTCTTGGGGCAAGCCGTACTGGCCGAGCTAGCAGCCTTGCCTACCAACTACCCTACCGTGCGGCTCGATACCTGGATGGTAATGCCCAACCACTTGCATCTGATTCTGGCGCTTACCCGCAACCAGGCGGTAGCCGTCAGCCAGGTAGTTGGCGGCTTTAAGTCGCGGTGCTACCGGCGGTGGCGGCAGGGCGAGCCGGCCGCCGGGCAAGCGGCGCCGCCTTCGTGCTGGCAGCGCAATTATCACGAGCGCATCATCCGCGATGCGGCCGAATTGGATGCCCACCGCCGCTACATCCACGCGAATCCTAGCCGCTGGTAG
- a CDS encoding type IIG restriction enzyme/methyltransferase — protein sequence MLTPRPETPTQALDLAFRRQKPTRAQLDDFAVARQHLLAAINPAESEEHLKKLLIDFLAHPGVLGPGYYLNVSKRRDLVVRTGPKEAAPVGVVVEVKRAANPGEMVTPQDLNRKAFHELLLYYLEDRRDGHADDLRRLVITNGYEWFVFDALDFDRLFWRDTAFKNDFLAWAGGKKAGKTTKYFYEEMAQPFLGALAAELPFTYLDLRTEPATERDLITRTKLFQAPHLLKAAFAQDANTLNRAFYEELLYLIGLEEVKDKGRKLIKRVAPTEREHVGSLLRNTIEVLRSDDLLTNLTPAERSTYGDAPDGQLFGVALELCLTWINRLLFLKLLEGQLRRYHAGNPAALTDQYRFLTPELLPDFGALNDLFFQVLNTPATQRTEAVRAAYAHLPYLNSSLYEPSELERQTTRIRGLNHHLTLPLYRKSVLPAQGPPPHTLAYLLRFLDAYDFASEGDEQVQETQKPLISAAVLGLIFEKLNGYQDGSFYTPGFITMYMARHTLRRAVVQHFNRRSGFGAPDVPALAERLDRNNRLADSAFFNTLTVLDPAVGSGHFLVSALNELLAIKAELGLLLDEAGKRLRYRLTVARDELVVVHEDDDPHDPHALFQYRARLDAATGRRTVAPAHTSLQRALFQEKRHLIEHALFGVDLNPNSVRICRLRLWIELLKHAYYLPDTGFDQLETLPNLDLNIKAGNSLLSRFDLGADLSDVFRQGKFTLKTYRDAVHAYFNTRDRAAKQELQQFLAEIKEQFTATIYRGDPLRREISGHKSDLLRIELDSKPDMFGKAKLTEEDAWERTTVVAMKLRKAEATLADREKGAFYRHAFEWRFEFPEVLDEKGRFRGFDVVIGNPPYGVKLEESMLNHVATAFPINTPETANLFVQRAKSLLRPEGHLSFIVPKSLTYASNYRGLRNDIFDEIQTVVDCGKVWPEVKLEVCIFSLVKGVSRSDYVSLTRTQEAMHEIGLIRKEWASTFGFFLNGVTPKEIELALRIKKSNAVLGEFITNTRGAAFQSHLNKDGDLAVFGGAEISASGLREPKGYLAGDFLVPEIGRGKLQAVLVQNIVAHIEKPTPHIKIICTPVVTTGLLITDTINQLVPEEPTHQLLLWAVLNSSVVGWYVYRFIFGNAVRTMHFDNVVTDRIPYPSAITVENASEIIRRVRINFTNATPSSFVEVDRLVSLLYGLSEAEHQSIILKNQTI from the coding sequence ATGTTAACGCCCCGCCCCGAAACGCCTACCCAAGCCCTCGACCTTGCCTTTCGCCGCCAAAAACCTACCCGCGCCCAGCTCGACGACTTTGCGGTAGCGCGGCAGCACCTGCTGGCGGCCATCAACCCGGCCGAAAGCGAGGAGCACCTCAAAAAGCTACTCATTGATTTTCTGGCCCACCCCGGCGTGCTGGGCCCCGGCTACTACCTCAACGTCAGCAAGCGGCGCGACCTGGTGGTGCGGACGGGCCCCAAGGAGGCGGCTCCCGTCGGGGTCGTCGTGGAGGTGAAGCGCGCCGCCAACCCCGGCGAAATGGTGACGCCCCAAGACCTCAACCGCAAGGCGTTTCACGAGCTGCTGCTCTACTACCTCGAAGACCGCCGCGACGGCCACGCCGACGACCTGCGCCGCCTCGTCATCACCAACGGCTACGAGTGGTTCGTATTTGATGCGCTGGATTTTGACCGCCTTTTCTGGCGCGATACGGCCTTCAAAAATGATTTCCTGGCCTGGGCGGGCGGCAAGAAAGCGGGCAAAACCACCAAGTATTTCTACGAGGAAATGGCGCAGCCCTTCCTGGGGGCCCTCGCCGCCGAGCTGCCCTTTACCTATCTCGACCTGCGCACCGAGCCCGCCACCGAGCGCGACCTCATCACGCGGACCAAGCTCTTTCAGGCCCCGCACCTGCTCAAGGCGGCCTTTGCCCAGGATGCCAACACCCTGAACCGGGCCTTCTACGAGGAGCTGCTCTACCTCATCGGCCTGGAGGAAGTGAAGGACAAGGGCCGCAAGCTCATTAAGCGCGTGGCCCCGACCGAGCGCGAGCACGTGGGCTCGCTGCTGCGCAACACCATTGAGGTGCTGCGCAGCGACGACTTGCTCACCAACCTGACCCCTGCGGAGCGGAGCACCTACGGCGACGCGCCCGACGGCCAGCTCTTTGGCGTGGCCCTGGAGCTGTGCCTCACCTGGATCAACCGCCTCCTGTTTCTTAAGCTGCTGGAAGGCCAGCTGCGCCGCTACCACGCCGGCAACCCAGCCGCGCTCACCGACCAGTACCGCTTCCTCACGCCCGAGCTGCTGCCCGATTTTGGGGCCCTGAACGACTTGTTTTTTCAGGTACTGAACACGCCCGCCACCCAGCGTACCGAGGCCGTGCGCGCCGCCTACGCCCACTTGCCCTACCTCAACTCTTCCCTCTACGAGCCCAGCGAGCTGGAGCGCCAAACCACCCGCATCCGGGGCCTCAACCACCACCTCACGCTGCCGCTCTACCGCAAGTCGGTGCTGCCCGCCCAGGGGCCCCCGCCCCACACGCTGGCCTACCTGCTGCGCTTTCTCGATGCCTACGATTTTGCCTCCGAGGGCGACGAGCAGGTGCAGGAAACCCAGAAGCCGCTGATTTCGGCGGCCGTGCTGGGCCTCATCTTCGAAAAGCTCAACGGCTACCAGGACGGCTCGTTCTACACCCCCGGCTTCATCACCATGTACATGGCCCGCCACACCCTGCGCCGGGCCGTGGTGCAGCACTTCAACCGCCGCTCCGGCTTCGGGGCCCCCGATGTGCCGGCCCTGGCCGAACGCCTCGACCGCAACAACCGCCTCGCGGACAGCGCCTTCTTCAACACCCTCACCGTGCTCGACCCCGCCGTGGGCAGCGGCCACTTCCTGGTGAGCGCCCTCAACGAGCTGCTGGCCATCAAGGCCGAGCTGGGCCTGCTGCTCGACGAAGCCGGCAAGCGCCTGCGCTACCGCCTCACCGTGGCCCGCGACGAGCTGGTGGTGGTGCACGAAGACGACGACCCCCACGACCCCCACGCCCTCTTCCAGTACCGCGCCCGCCTCGACGCCGCCACCGGCCGGCGCACCGTGGCCCCGGCCCACACCAGCTTGCAGCGCGCCCTGTTTCAGGAAAAGCGCCACCTCATCGAGCACGCCCTGTTTGGCGTCGACCTCAACCCCAACTCGGTGCGCATTTGCCGGCTGCGCCTCTGGATTGAGCTGCTCAAGCACGCCTACTACCTCCCCGATACCGGCTTCGACCAGCTCGAAACCCTGCCCAACCTCGACCTCAACATCAAGGCCGGCAACTCGCTGCTCTCGCGCTTCGACCTCGGGGCCGACCTCTCCGACGTGTTCCGGCAGGGCAAATTCACCCTCAAGACCTACCGCGACGCCGTTCATGCCTACTTCAACACCCGCGACCGCGCCGCCAAGCAGGAGTTGCAGCAGTTCCTGGCCGAAATAAAAGAGCAGTTCACCGCGACCATCTACCGGGGCGACCCCTTGCGCCGCGAAATCTCTGGCCACAAGTCCGACCTGCTGCGCATTGAGCTAGATTCCAAACCCGACATGTTTGGCAAGGCCAAGCTCACCGAAGAAGATGCCTGGGAGCGCACGACCGTCGTGGCCATGAAGCTGCGCAAAGCCGAAGCCACGCTGGCCGACCGCGAAAAAGGCGCCTTCTACCGCCACGCCTTTGAGTGGCGCTTCGAGTTTCCCGAAGTGCTGGATGAGAAAGGCCGCTTCCGGGGCTTTGATGTGGTGATTGGCAACCCGCCTTATGGGGTGAAATTAGAAGAATCGATGCTCAATCATGTGGCGACTGCTTTTCCAATAAATACTCCCGAAACTGCTAATCTGTTCGTTCAACGCGCTAAATCTCTATTACGCCCCGAAGGCCATTTGTCGTTTATCGTTCCGAAGTCGCTAACTTACGCCTCAAATTATAGAGGTTTACGAAACGATATTTTTGATGAAATTCAGACTGTTGTTGATTGCGGCAAAGTTTGGCCCGAAGTTAAATTGGAAGTCTGCATTTTTTCGCTTGTCAAGGGGGTGTCACGTTCAGACTATGTTTCTTTAACTCGCACGCAAGAGGCGATGCATGAAATTGGCTTAATTCGAAAAGAATGGGCTTCAACTTTCGGCTTTTTTCTTAATGGAGTTACGCCTAAAGAGATTGAACTTGCCTTGAGAATAAAGAAATCTAACGCTGTACTTGGCGAGTTCATAACTAACACACGCGGTGCCGCCTTTCAATCACACTTAAATAAAGATGGGGATTTAGCCGTATTTGGTGGAGCTGAAATATCAGCATCTGGATTAAGAGAACCTAAAGGCTACTTGGCCGGCGACTTTCTTGTTCCCGAGATTGGGCGTGGGAAACTACAAGCCGTGCTGGTACAAAACATTGTTGCACATATTGAGAAACCTACTCCGCACATTAAAATTATTTGCACCCCGGTTGTAACGACCGGCCTCCTTATTACCGATACAATTAATCAACTCGTGCCGGAAGAGCCAACTCATCAGCTGCTGCTTTGGGCAGTTCTCAATTCATCTGTGGTTGGTTGGTACGTTTACCGATTCATCTTCGGCAATGCTGTTCGGACCATGCATTTCGACAATGTTGTTACAGACCGCATTCCATATCCCAGCGCTATCACAGTCGAAAACGCAAGCGAGATTATTCGTAGAGTACGAATAAATTTCACTAATGCAACACCTTCTTCCTTTGTTGAGGTAGATAGACTAGTAAGTTTGCTCTACGGTCTCTCGGAAGCAGAACATCAGAGCATAATTCTCAAAAATCAAACGATTTAA
- a CDS encoding transposase family protein codes for MTLCDSTQYVHFLSATESGRAHDKKLADEYALHLPAGCVLRQDLGLLGHAPTGVVVEMPHKKPPKRELTFAQKLYNQLLSPLRVVIEHAHSGIKRLHMVQGTIRLRGEWVRDTVMVVACGLHNLRVRSPHRAYRAPVHAKLANYAE; via the coding sequence ATGACCTTATGCGATTCCACGCAGTACGTGCATTTTCTCTCGGCTACGGAAAGCGGGCGAGCGCACGACAAAAAACTGGCCGACGAGTACGCGCTGCACCTACCGGCGGGCTGCGTGTTACGGCAGGATTTGGGCTTGCTGGGCCACGCCCCGACCGGGGTCGTGGTGGAGATGCCCCACAAGAAGCCGCCGAAGCGGGAGTTGACGTTTGCCCAAAAGCTGTATAACCAGTTGCTGAGTCCGTTGCGCGTCGTTATCGAACACGCGCACAGCGGTATCAAGCGCCTGCACATGGTGCAGGGCACTATCCGCTTGCGCGGCGAATGGGTGCGCGATACGGTCATGGTCGTGGCCTGTGGGCTGCACAACCTGCGCGTGCGCAGCCCGCACCGCGCCTATCGCGCACCTGTCCACGCGAAACTCGCTAACTACGCCGAATAA
- a CDS encoding DNA/RNA non-specific endonuclease: protein MRFFFLPGALALLACSQNADTRTAATTGQRQTPAATFPETFEAGTKGAYTEADEALTTGPWHFQDGLIGSTAQDHKDGQHAARLRGLGRLTMQFDAAAGVRQITVSAAAYGTDGPSTWELWLSRDGGGHWQRAGAPVTTQGPRLVPHTFAGTAGEPLRLEIRKTSGPKTRLNFDDVVLTTATGPAVAVGGTGTAMPAPGAPKHPAPPAPTAQGPTTAPGPATDPGDNLLLGNPSGATADPANATNYLLVRPQFTSGYNATRGIPVWTSWHVGRGDLGQSPRQNDFRPDPALPRQFFQVTPQSYSGSGFDKGHNCPSGDRTASLDDNSATFLMSNMVPQAPQNNQQTWAHLEEYTRAQVQRGLEAYVLMGSYGRGGTGKNGFAQTLDQGRVTVPARIWKVVVFLPEGPDDLRRIAAGQARVVAIDTPNDNSIAPDWKQYLTSVDKIEAASGLDLLSALPPAAQAQLQKVVDSGRAN from the coding sequence ATGCGCTTTTTCTTTCTGCCCGGGGCCCTGGCCCTGCTGGCCTGCTCCCAAAACGCCGACACCCGCACCGCTGCCACCACCGGCCAGCGCCAGACGCCCGCCGCCACTTTCCCCGAAACCTTCGAAGCAGGCACCAAGGGCGCCTACACCGAGGCCGACGAGGCGCTGACCACGGGCCCCTGGCACTTCCAGGACGGCCTGATCGGCAGCACCGCGCAGGACCACAAGGACGGCCAGCACGCGGCGCGCCTGCGCGGCCTGGGCCGCCTCACCATGCAGTTCGACGCCGCGGCCGGCGTGCGCCAAATCACCGTCAGCGCCGCCGCCTACGGCACCGACGGGCCCAGCACCTGGGAGCTGTGGCTGAGCCGCGACGGCGGCGGCCACTGGCAGCGGGCCGGGGCCCCGGTCACCACCCAGGGGCCCCGGCTAGTGCCCCACACCTTCGCCGGGACCGCCGGCGAGCCCCTGCGCCTGGAGATCCGCAAAACCAGCGGGCCCAAAACGCGCCTTAATTTCGACGACGTGGTGCTGACCACCGCCACCGGGCCCGCCGTAGCCGTGGGTGGCACGGGCACCGCCATGCCCGCGCCCGGGGCCCCCAAGCACCCCGCGCCGCCAGCGCCCACCGCCCAGGGCCCCACCACGGCCCCCGGCCCGGCCACCGACCCCGGCGACAACCTGCTGCTCGGCAACCCCAGCGGCGCCACCGCCGACCCGGCCAACGCCACCAATTACCTGCTGGTGCGGCCGCAGTTCACGAGCGGCTACAACGCCACGCGCGGCATTCCGGTGTGGACGAGCTGGCACGTGGGCCGCGGCGACTTGGGCCAGTCGCCGCGCCAGAACGATTTCCGCCCCGACCCCGCCCTACCCCGCCAGTTCTTCCAGGTGACGCCCCAGAGCTACTCGGGCTCGGGCTTCGACAAGGGCCACAACTGCCCCAGCGGCGACCGCACGGCCAGCCTCGACGATAACTCGGCTACCTTCCTAATGAGCAACATGGTGCCCCAGGCCCCCCAGAACAACCAGCAAACCTGGGCCCACCTCGAAGAATATACCCGCGCCCAGGTGCAGCGCGGCCTCGAAGCCTACGTGCTGATGGGCAGCTACGGCCGCGGCGGCACCGGCAAAAACGGCTTCGCCCAAACCCTCGACCAGGGCCGCGTGACCGTGCCCGCCCGCATCTGGAAAGTAGTGGTGTTCCTGCCCGAAGGCCCCGACGACCTCCGCCGCATCGCCGCCGGCCAGGCCCGCGTCGTGGCCATCGACACGCCCAACGATAACAGCATCGCCCCCGATTGGAAGCAATACCTCACCTCGGTCGATAAAATTGAAGCCGCCTCGGGCCTCGATTTACTGAGCGCCCTACCCCCCGCCGCCCAGGCCCAGCTGCAAAAAGTGGTGGACAGCGGCCGGGCCAATTAG
- a CDS encoding M28 family peptidase — MGVLLANNKAGALPPPLPKGVVSALGPGGEVVVSRTYAPGSVQVVGALSAAALQQLFAGAPADTAQTLAALRAGKPASQALPGRLRAAYRSRYQDVDGYNVVGKMEGSDAKLKNEYVVHSAHLDHLGVGEAINGDSIFNGAHDNATGVASVLEIARAYSRLKVKPRRSVLFVLVTGEEMGLLGSAYFAKFPTVPKAALVADVNTDMPTIIAPLLAVVPLGAVHSSLLQPVEAAAAYLGLAIEADPEPAQHRFIRSDQYSFVVQGIPALHLKYGNKTADGQNNLSEQVQKWRVLTYHKPQDNFDGGTFDWDAGRKYAQLNFLIGYQVAQAAARPTWNPGDFFGARFGK, encoded by the coding sequence GTGGGCGTGCTGCTGGCCAACAACAAAGCCGGGGCCCTGCCGCCCCCGCTCCCCAAAGGCGTGGTGAGCGCACTGGGCCCCGGTGGCGAGGTGGTGGTGTCGCGCACCTACGCGCCGGGTTCGGTACAAGTGGTGGGGGCCCTGAGCGCGGCGGCGTTGCAGCAACTATTTGCCGGGGCCCCCGCCGATACGGCCCAGACGCTGGCGGCCCTGCGCGCCGGCAAGCCCGCCTCGCAGGCGCTGCCGGGCCGCCTGCGCGCCGCCTACCGCAGCCGCTACCAGGACGTGGACGGCTACAATGTGGTGGGCAAAATGGAAGGCTCGGACGCCAAGCTGAAAAACGAGTATGTGGTGCACAGCGCCCACCTCGACCACCTCGGGGTGGGGGAGGCCATCAACGGCGATTCCATTTTCAACGGGGCCCACGACAACGCCACGGGCGTGGCTTCGGTGCTGGAAATTGCCCGCGCCTACAGCCGGCTCAAGGTGAAGCCCCGGCGCTCGGTGTTGTTCGTGCTGGTGACGGGCGAGGAAATGGGCCTGCTCGGTTCGGCCTATTTCGCCAAGTTTCCGACGGTGCCGAAGGCCGCGCTGGTGGCCGACGTGAACACCGACATGCCCACCATCATCGCGCCGCTGCTGGCCGTGGTGCCGCTGGGGGCCGTTCACTCGTCGCTGCTGCAACCGGTGGAAGCGGCGGCTGCCTACTTGGGCCTGGCCATAGAAGCCGATCCCGAGCCGGCGCAGCATCGCTTCATCCGCAGCGACCAATATAGCTTTGTAGTACAAGGTATTCCGGCGCTCCACCTCAAGTACGGCAACAAGACGGCCGACGGCCAAAATAACCTCAGCGAGCAGGTGCAGAAGTGGCGCGTCCTCACCTACCATAAGCCCCAGGATAACTTTGACGGCGGCACTTTCGACTGGGATGCCGGCCGCAAATACGCGCAGCTCAACTTTCTCATCGGCTACCAGGTGGCGCAAGCCGCCGCCCGCCCCACCTGGAACCCGGGCGATTTCTTCGGGGCCCGGTTCGGGAAATAA
- a CDS encoding enhanced serine sensitivity protein SseB C-terminal domain-containing protein: MGWFDFLKRKSCAEPPLDPGATLEALLGQAAADPAYRPEFYRRLLLEELVVITDENPATLVPGTSIADGSTTMRIFCWEDGRIPVFTTPDRIFDGEVIKHRVAYAQMKGRALFETLPGATLVLNPYSASGKELLPDEVVRILAGTVLDTGQTLVAQPAAQVLLGHPAVYPTEMVRALARLLAQQPRVVAAYLGWIHDPAGPVPPHYIFCLDVEGEMTAIAKETGFVAQQFLDKGALVDIVQADKSSLTDYFRSTKPFYER; encoded by the coding sequence TTGGACCCCGGGGCCACGTTGGAAGCGCTGCTGGGGCAAGCTGCCGCTGACCCGGCTTACCGCCCGGAGTTTTACCGCCGCCTGCTGCTGGAAGAGCTGGTGGTTATTACGGACGAAAACCCGGCGACGCTGGTGCCGGGCACCAGCATTGCAGACGGCAGCACGACCATGCGAATATTTTGTTGGGAAGATGGACGAATCCCCGTTTTTACCACGCCGGACCGTATTTTCGACGGGGAAGTAATAAAGCACCGGGTTGCTTACGCCCAGATGAAAGGCCGGGCCCTGTTCGAAACCCTGCCCGGCGCAACGTTAGTATTGAATCCTTATTCGGCCTCTGGTAAGGAGCTGCTGCCCGATGAGGTAGTGCGCATCCTGGCCGGCACGGTACTGGATACGGGCCAAACCCTGGTGGCGCAGCCGGCCGCACAGGTGCTGCTGGGCCACCCCGCCGTGTACCCCACGGAAATGGTGCGGGCGCTGGCGCGGCTGCTGGCCCAGCAGCCGCGCGTGGTAGCAGCCTACCTGGGCTGGATCCATGACCCTGCTGGTCCCGTGCCGCCGCACTACATCTTCTGCCTCGACGTGGAAGGCGAAATGACGGCCATCGCCAAAGAAACCGGCTTTGTGGCGCAGCAATTCCTGGATAAAGGCGCGCTTGTGGATATTGTTCAGGCCGATAAAAGTAGTCTGACGGATTATTTCCGCTCCACCAAGCCTTTCTACGAGCGGTAA
- a CDS encoding alpha/beta hydrolase produces MVRFLFLGFLSLQTLSAWALKPSPNWWAKPDTLGLKYQNLTLTTPDHMRLAAWLVAPVAGAPDQHTTMVLAGTDSGNMSSFLFQARALAAAGYQVLLFDYRGFGHSQAFAIDQNRLYYEEFVTDLGTALAEARRRAPRQRVGLIGFSMGTLLAAKVAAAHRCDFLITDGYVGNLQAIVGYQLAAFHKTVTLPAEAPNYNPLGPQVRCPWLLIAGTEDHKTPLADSAAAVQAARPQQRRQLLAVKCDHLGAMEEMAKNEPAEEYGNAYVRVISRFLAGKPLTAKG; encoded by the coding sequence ATGGTTCGCTTCCTATTCCTCGGCTTCCTATCCTTGCAAACCCTATCGGCCTGGGCCCTCAAGCCCTCACCAAATTGGTGGGCCAAGCCCGACACGCTGGGCCTGAAGTACCAAAACCTCACCCTGACCACGCCCGACCACATGCGGCTGGCCGCGTGGCTGGTGGCGCCCGTGGCCGGGGCCCCCGACCAACACACCACGATGGTGCTGGCCGGCACCGACTCGGGCAATATGTCGTCTTTCCTCTTCCAGGCGCGGGCGCTGGCGGCGGCGGGCTACCAGGTGCTGCTGTTCGATTACCGCGGGTTTGGTCACAGTCAGGCTTTTGCCATCGACCAGAACCGGCTGTACTATGAGGAATTTGTCACCGACCTGGGCACGGCCCTGGCCGAAGCCCGGCGGCGCGCGCCCCGCCAACGGGTGGGCCTCATTGGCTTCTCGATGGGCACCCTGCTCGCGGCCAAAGTAGCGGCGGCTCACCGCTGCGACTTCCTTATTACCGACGGCTATGTGGGTAACCTTCAGGCGATTGTGGGGTATCAATTGGCAGCCTTTCACAAAACGGTGACGCTGCCCGCCGAGGCCCCAAACTATAACCCGCTGGGGCCCCAGGTGCGGTGCCCCTGGCTGCTTATTGCCGGCACGGAAGACCACAAAACCCCACTCGCCGACTCGGCAGCGGCCGTGCAAGCTGCCCGGCCCCAGCAGCGCCGCCAGCTGCTGGCCGTGAAGTGCGACCACCTGGGCGCGATGGAAGAAATGGCGAAAAACGAGCCCGCCGAGGAGTACGGCAACGCCTACGTGCGGGTAATAAGCCGCTTTTTGGCGGGGAAACCGCTAACCGCGAAGGGCTAA
- a CDS encoding NAD(P)/FAD-dependent oxidoreductase yields the protein MPGTTQLNLNIPDTTKPRVVVVGGGFAAVNFVKSLPGHQYQVVMLSKTNYFGFWPLLYQVATAGLESESIGEPLRQLFDGHEDFHFRSVAVIGLDPDQNLVHTAINDLPYDYLVLATGTKTDYFGNAEIEKNAFSLKDISEAVDLRNQLLRSFELANLTQDPAERQRLLNFVIAGAGPTGVELSGALAQMRSHVLPADYPDLDITKMNIYLVDGVDRVLPPMSAYASQHAHSYLQELGVQFKLNQLVDSYDGQTVKLKDGETLETRTLIWAAGVTGNLVAGLPDDRVEHGRYLVNHYNMVQGYQNVFAIGDVALMKTKDYPKGHPQVSPPAMQQGTHLAQNLARERRGEVWAPFAYLDKGTLAIVGRSRAVADLPGGFHLGGLLAWITWLTVHIYYLSGFRNKLVVTANWAYRLFTRQPGTRIILETNNQRSVRRPA from the coding sequence ATGCCCGGTACCACTCAGCTCAACTTAAATATTCCCGATACGACCAAGCCCCGCGTGGTGGTGGTCGGCGGCGGCTTCGCGGCCGTCAATTTTGTCAAAAGCCTGCCCGGCCACCAGTACCAGGTGGTGATGCTGAGCAAAACCAACTACTTCGGCTTCTGGCCCCTACTCTACCAAGTGGCCACGGCGGGGCTGGAGTCAGAGTCCATCGGCGAGCCGCTACGCCAACTCTTCGACGGGCACGAGGATTTTCACTTCCGCAGCGTGGCCGTGATTGGGCTGGACCCGGACCAGAACCTGGTGCACACCGCCATTAACGACTTGCCCTACGACTACCTGGTGCTGGCCACGGGCACCAAAACCGACTACTTCGGTAACGCCGAGATTGAAAAAAATGCCTTTTCGCTCAAAGACATTAGCGAGGCCGTGGACCTGCGCAACCAGCTCCTGCGCAGCTTCGAACTGGCCAACCTGACCCAGGACCCCGCCGAGCGCCAGCGGCTGCTCAACTTCGTCATTGCCGGGGCTGGCCCCACCGGCGTGGAGCTGTCGGGCGCACTGGCCCAGATGCGCAGCCATGTGCTGCCCGCCGACTATCCCGATTTGGATATCACCAAGATGAACATCTACTTGGTGGACGGCGTGGACCGGGTGCTGCCCCCCATGTCGGCCTACGCCAGCCAACACGCGCACAGCTACTTGCAGGAGCTGGGAGTCCAGTTCAAGCTCAACCAGCTGGTGGATTCCTACGACGGGCAGACGGTGAAGCTCAAGGACGGCGAGACCCTCGAAACCCGCACCCTGATATGGGCGGCCGGCGTCACGGGCAACCTCGTCGCGGGCCTACCCGACGACCGCGTGGAGCACGGCCGCTACCTGGTGAACCACTACAACATGGTGCAGGGCTACCAGAACGTGTTTGCCATCGGCGACGTCGCCCTGATGAAAACCAAGGACTACCCCAAGGGCCACCCGCAAGTGTCGCCGCCCGCCATGCAGCAGGGCACCCACCTGGCCCAGAACCTTGCCCGCGAGCGCCGCGGCGAAGTCTGGGCCCCGTTTGCGTACTTGGACAAGGGCACGCTGGCCATTGTGGGCCGGAGCCGCGCCGTGGCCGACCTGCCGGGCGGCTTCCACCTGGGCGGCCTGCTGGCCTGGATTACCTGGCTCACGGTGCACATCTACTACCTGTCGGGCTTCCGCAACAAGCTGGTAGTAACGGCCAACTGGGCCTACCGGCTTTTCACGCGCCAGCCCGGCACCCGTATCATCCTCGAAACCAACAACCAGCGCAGCGTGCGCCGCCCGGCGTAG
- a CDS encoding transposase family protein, whose protein sequence is MDYLSLRERPRQFLALTSLRAAEFDDLLTDFAPAWERHHRYHTLEGTKRAFPAHRERANAVLAGSDIKLFFLLTYLKSNALQEHQAASFGISQARVSHLATALLGVLNQVLARRGLLPVRDGGELAQRLANHPEPVFAYDGVERGVPRNTDREAQAEEYSAKKKRTA, encoded by the coding sequence ATGGATTACCTGAGTTTGCGCGAGCGGCCCCGCCAGTTTCTGGCCCTAACCAGCTTGCGAGCGGCGGAGTTTGACGACTTGCTGACCGACTTTGCCCCGGCCTGGGAGCGCCACCACCGCTACCACACCCTGGAAGGAACCAAACGGGCGTTCCCCGCCCACCGCGAGCGGGCCAACGCCGTGCTGGCGGGCAGCGATATAAAGCTCTTTTTTCTGCTCACCTACCTCAAAAGCAACGCCTTGCAAGAGCACCAGGCCGCCAGCTTTGGCATTTCGCAAGCGCGCGTCAGCCACTTGGCTACCGCCCTGCTGGGCGTGCTCAACCAGGTGCTGGCCCGGCGCGGGCTGCTGCCCGTACGCGACGGCGGCGAGTTGGCTCAGCGCCTGGCTAACCACCCGGAGCCGGTCTTTGCCTACGACGGGGTCGAGCGGGGCGTACCACGTAACACGGACCGGGAGGCCCAGGCCGAGGAGTACAGCGCCAAAAAAAAGCGCACCGCGTGA